CGACGCCCCTCCATGCAATACACCATCTGGCTGGTGCACTTTTGGAGTGACCGGCATTCGGGCTATCAAAAAATTCTCTCCCACATCAACATAGGTAATATCCAAAGTCTCCATTAAGGTTCCCTTGCATATACCATTACAAACTGCTAGAATTTTCTCTTTATGCTCGTTCATACTTCATTTTTTTGTAAAATTACGCAAAGCTTGATCAATTGTACTCAAGTTTTTCAACACCTAAATTTAATGATGGAAAAGACAGTATCATATAACGCCAAAAATACATATGTAACCTTAAATACGTTAACCCATAGAACAAAGAATGTATGGCTCGTATTTCACGGGATTGGCTATTTGAGTCGTTATTTTATTAAGCATTTTGAAAGTTTAGATGTCGATCAGAATTATATTATAGCTCCACAGGCCCCTTCAAAATACTACTTAAAAAATGAATATAAGTATGTTGGCGCAAGTTGGCTCACGAAAGAAAACACCTTAACGGAAACGGAAAATGTATTGAACTACATTGACGCAGTTTTCGATGCAGAACAAATCCCTCCAGAAACCAATCTTTTCGTTTTTGGATTTTCACAGGGAGTATCGATAGCAACACGCTGGATGACCAAAAGAAAAATACATTGCACCACTTTGATTCTCTATGCCGGTGGCATTCCTAATGAATTGGCCGAACAAGATTTTGAATATTTGGATTGGGACATCACAAGTGTCAAAATCGTATATGGGAAAAAGGATAATTATTTAAACAGAGAACGATTAAGGCAAGAGAATATTAAAATCACCAAACTGTTTCAAGATAATGTTGAATTCATCAACTTTGAAGGTGGTCACGAAATGAAAGCGGAAGTAATCCAAAACCTGATCTGAACCTATGGAAGAAATCAACAGACAAATAGCGAACGTTACTTTAGTGGTTAAAGATTATGATGAAGCAATAGCATTCTATACCAAAAAGTTGGGGTTTGAACTTGTGGATGATGTGGATTTAGGTGAAGGGAAACGATGGGTTCTGGTTGCTCCCAAAGGTTCGCAATGCAATATTTTGTTGGGAAAAGCTGCTAATAACGAACAAAAGGCAGCAATCGGAAATCAAACTGGCGGTAGGGTTTTTCTATTCTTAAACACTGCAGACTTCTGGAAAGATTATAGACAAATGCAAAAAAATGGTATCCTATTTAAGGAGGAACCCAGGGAAGAATCTTATGGAACTGTTGTAGTTTTTGAGGATCTCTATGGAAACCTTTGGGATTTGCTTCAACTAAAATAAGAAGCTTTAGCCGTCTTTTTCATCAGTGGAAAAATACGTAATTCTACGTGTGGTATAGGTATTGTCCGGTGTTACAATCTGTTTGATCCAATTTTTTTCCTTATTACTGTCATACTGAAAAATATACTCTTTTACAGATTGGGAAGTCGCTGTTTTTGAAGTGACCTTATCCAACATGCCATCTTCTCCATAGGTGTAGAACAACTTTTTCTCCTGAAGAAATTTCTTTTCAATAGTACTGTACCTAAAAAACTCCTTGGAAATCAGTTTTTTATCAGCATTGAAAACCTCTTCTACGGCAGCGTTGGGTTCTCCATCAATATATTCCTTGGTTAAAACCACATTTTGAACGCCTGTTTTACCTTTTCTTTCTGAAGTTCTAATTGATTTTTCAAGCACTGAATTAATGAAAAAACTTGTGGTCAACTCATTTTTGTATGGAGTATATTCTACCGTGGTTTCGTCAACCCCATCTTCATTTGAAGTCGTAATTTTTATCAACTTCCCTTTGGCATCATAAACATATTCCTGTTGCTCTAGAAACTCCTTATCATAGGAGATGATTTTTTCAAGGACTTTTTTTTTGGGCAAGCTGTCAACGGAATAAAAATTGGCCATCGAGGTGGAAGCGTCAAGGATATTGTTTTTATAACTCTCCATACGCTTTTCCAAAAGCTCGTTGTTGTTATACTTATAATAGGTGATATCCTGGTCCGTATCATTGTATTGTGTTACAGTCTTTACAAGAAGACCGTCTCTATTG
The nucleotide sequence above comes from Flagellimonas sp. HMM57. Encoded proteins:
- a CDS encoding alpha/beta hydrolase — protein: MMEKTVSYNAKNTYVTLNTLTHRTKNVWLVFHGIGYLSRYFIKHFESLDVDQNYIIAPQAPSKYYLKNEYKYVGASWLTKENTLTETENVLNYIDAVFDAEQIPPETNLFVFGFSQGVSIATRWMTKRKIHCTTLILYAGGIPNELAEQDFEYLDWDITSVKIVYGKKDNYLNRERLRQENIKITKLFQDNVEFINFEGGHEMKAEVIQNLI
- a CDS encoding VOC family protein, whose translation is MEEINRQIANVTLVVKDYDEAIAFYTKKLGFELVDDVDLGEGKRWVLVAPKGSQCNILLGKAANNEQKAAIGNQTGGRVFLFLNTADFWKDYRQMQKNGILFKEEPREESYGTVVVFEDLYGNLWDLLQLK